A stretch of the Salarias fasciatus chromosome 3, fSalaFa1.1, whole genome shotgun sequence genome encodes the following:
- the kirrel1a gene encoding kin of IRRE-like protein 1a isoform X3 — MQRLLLLTLLLTSQTVWTARFSQEPADQSVVRGQRVILSCVVFNYSGIVQWTKDGLALGIGEDLRAWPRYRVLRVQELGQYNLEILSADLSDDSLYECQAPDAALRSRRAKLTVLIPPDDPVIDGGPEVLLNAGESYNLSCVSRGAKPPSMIEWLKDGLPIDGAVSATEVLSDRKRVTTRSYLPIHPVDTDTGRTYSCVATNLAVPTGKNTTVTLNVHHPPTVTLSIEPRSVLEGDRVTFTCQAHANPPIMGYRWAKGGVVLQGARENVFTTKADHSFFTEPVSCLVFNAVGKTNVSILVDVHFGPILLVEPQPKTVDVDSDVTLNCKWAGNPPLTLTWFKKGSNMVLSNSNQLYLKSVSQADAGQYVCKAIVPRIGVGETEVTLTVNGPPIISSDSVQYAVRGERGEVKCYIASTPPPDKIVWAWKENVWEKEKGTLLERYTVEQSKPAAEGGGVLSTLTINNVMESDFLSTYNCTAWNAFGPGTMIISLEEMEDITVGIIAGWTVGCTVLLFIFLLVLVLIFYRQRKGSRRGVTLGKPDIKVETINKESHSLEEDSGSVSTASRMVKAMYSPFKDDIELKSDLRSDTLDTRQEYDLKDPTNGYYNVRASTHDEVRPASRSTMHYSDYRSPTGTPGGAASISSSTGGSGAAAGGAGGGGGGGAPVPVPPGPLTSPGRPQACYDPRPPSRLSHISYAQFNTFTRGGGQSQQGPANPPPPAGADFPGDCSLLDSASQLAYDNYSYPSHYPTYRMGFAPSSLAPLEAGPSYEMYGVGSPGGVGGPGVGVGVGAGGPAPAGSEPGLGKYGSSTRFSYTSQHSDYSHSRHTQRMQTHV, encoded by the exons tGTGGACGGCGAGATTCTCTCAGGAGCCGGCAGACCAGTCGGTGGTGCGGGGCCAGAGGGTGATCCTGTCCTGCGTTGTCTTCAACTACTCCGGCATTGTTCAGTGGACCAAGGATGGGCTGGCTCTGGGCATCGGAGAGGACCTCCGGG CCTGGCCCAGGTACCGCGTGCTGCGGGTGCAGGAACTGGGTCAGTACAACCTGGAGATCCTGTCGGCGGATCTGTCCGACGACTCCCTGTACGAGTGTCAGGCGCCGGACGCCGCCCTGAGGTCCAGGAGGGCCAAACTCACCGTCCTCA TCCCCCCGGACGACCCGGTGATCGACGGCGGCCCCGAGGTGCTGCTGAACGCCGGGGAGTCCTACAACCTGAGCTGCGTGTCTCGAGGCGCCAAACCGCCGTCCATGATCGAGTGGCTGAAGGACGGCCTGCCGATAGACGGCGCCGTCAGCGCCACC GAGGTGCTGTCGGACAGGAAGAGGGTGACCACGCGCAGCTACCTGCCCATCCACCCCGTGGACACCGACACCGGCAGGACCTACAGCTGCGTGGCCACCAACCTGGCCGTCCCCACCGGGAAGAACACCACCGTCACGCTCAACGTGCACC aTCCACCGACTGTGACCTTGTCCATTGAGCCTCGCTCTGTCCTGGAGGGGGACCGAGTCACCTTCACCTGCCAGGCTCACGCCAACCCTCCCATAATGGGCTACAG GTGGGCGAAGGGTGGCGTGGTGCTGCAGGGCGCCCGGGAGAACGTGTTCACCACCAAGGCCGACCACTCCTTCTTCACCGAGCCCGTCTCGTGCCTGGTCTTCAACGCGGTGGGGAAGACCAACGTCAGCATCCTGGTGGACGTCCACT tcggCCCGATCCTGCTGGTGGAGCCGCAGCCTAAAACGGTGGACGTGGACTCCGACGTCACCCTGAACTGTAAATGGGCCGGAAACCCTCCGCTCACGCTCACCTGGTTCAAAAAGGGTTCGAACATG gttctgagCAACAGCAACCAGCTGTACCTGAAGTCGGTGAGCCAGGCGGACGCCGGTCAGTACGTCTGCAAAGCCATCGTCCCCCGGATCGGCGTGGGGGAGACGGAGGTCACGCTCACCGTCAACG GTCCTCCCATCATCTCCAGCGATTCGGTGCAGTACGCCGTGCGGGGCGAGCGGGGAGAGGTGAAGTGCTACATCGCCAGCACGCCGCCGCCCGACAAGATC gtgtGGGCGTGGAAGGAGAACGTGTGGGAGAAGGAGAAGGGCACGCTGCTGGAGCGCTACACGGTGGAGCAGAGCAAGCCGGCGGCGGAGGGCGGCGGCGTCCTCTCCACCCTCACCATCAACAACGTGATGGAGTCCGACTTCCTGTCCACCTACAACTGCACGGCCTGGAACGCCTTCGGCCCCGGCACCATGATCATCTCGCTGGAGGAGATGG AGGACATTACGGTGGGGATCATCGCCGGCTGGACCGTCGGCTGCaccgtcctcctcttcatcttcctgctggttcttgttcTGATCTTCTACCGGCAGCGCAAAGGCA GTCGGCGCGGGGTCACGCTGGGTAAGCCCGACATCAAGGTGGAGACCATCAACAAGGAGAGCCACAGCTTGGAGGAGGACTCCGGCAGCGTGTCCACGGCCTCGCGCATGGTCAAGGCCATGTACTCG CCCTTTAAAGACGACATAGAGCTGAAGTCCGACCTCCGCAGCGACACCCTGGACACCCGGCAGGAGTACGACCTCAAG GACCCCACCAACGGCTACTACAACGTCCGCGCCTCCACCCACGACGAGGTGCGCCCGGCCTCCCGCTCCACCATGCACTACTCGGACTACCGCTCGCCGACGGGGACGCCGGGCGGCGCcgcgtccatcagcagcagcacgggGGGCTCGGGGGCCGCGGCCggcggggccggcggcggcggcggcggcggcgcccccgTGCCCGTGCCCCCGGGGCCCCTCACCTCGCCGGGCCGCCCGCAGGCCTGCTACGACCCGCGGCCGCCCTCCAGACTCTCCCACATCAGCTACGCCCAGTTCAACACCTTCAcccgcggcggcggccagagCCAGCAGGGCCCGGCcaacccgccgccgccggccggcgcCGACTTCCCCGGCGACTGCAGCCTGCTGGACTCCGCCTCCCAGCTGGCCTACGACAACTACAGCTACCCCTCCCACTACCCGACCTACCGCATGGGCTTCGCGCCGTCCAGCCTGGCGCCGCTGGAGGCCGGCCCCTCCTACGAGATGTACGGCGTGGGGAGCCCCGGCGGCGTGGGCGGCCCCGGCGTGGGCGTGGGCGTGGGCGCCGGGGGCCCCGCCCCCGCGGGCTCGGAGCCCGGACTGGGCAAATACGGCAGCTCCACCCGCTTCTCCTACACCTCGCAGCACTCGGACTACTCCCACAGCCGCCACACGCAGCGCATGCAGACTCACGTGTGA
- the kirrel1a gene encoding kin of IRRE-like protein 1a isoform X1, translated as MQRLLLLTLLLTSQTVWTARFSQEPADQSVVRGQRVILSCVVFNYSGIVQWTKDGLALGIGEDLRAWPRYRVLRVQELGQYNLEILSADLSDDSLYECQAPDAALRSRRAKLTVLIPPDDPVIDGGPEVLLNAGESYNLSCVSRGAKPPSMIEWLKDGLPIDGAVSATEVLSDRKRVTTRSYLPIHPVDTDTGRTYSCVATNLAVPTGKNTTVTLNVHHPPTVTLSIEPRSVLEGDRVTFTCQAHANPPIMGYRWAKGGVVLQGARENVFTTKADHSFFTEPVSCLVFNAVGKTNVSILVDVHFGPILLVEPQPKTVDVDSDVTLNCKWAGNPPLTLTWFKKGSNMVLSNSNQLYLKSVSQADAGQYVCKAIVPRIGVGETEVTLTVNGPPIISSDSVQYAVRGERGEVKCYIASTPPPDKIVWAWKENVWEKEKGTLLERYTVEQSKPAAEGGGVLSTLTINNVMESDFLSTYNCTAWNAFGPGTMIISLEEMEDITVGIIAGWTVGCTVLLFIFLLVLVLIFYRQRKGSRRGVTLGKPDIKVETINKESHSLEEDSGSVSTASRMVKAMYSFLPSVSFSPSNQPFKDDIELKSDLRSDTLDTRQEYDLKDPTNGYYNVRASTHDEVRPASRSTMHYSDYRSPTGTPGGAASISSSTGGSGAAAGGAGGGGGGGAPVPVPPGPLTSPGRPQACYDPRPPSRLSHISYAQFNTFTRGGGQSQQGPANPPPPAGADFPGDCSLLDSASQLAYDNYSYPSHYPTYRMGFAPSSLAPLEAGPSYEMYGVGSPGGVGGPGVGVGVGAGGPAPAGSEPGLGKYGSSTRFSYTSQHSDYSHSRHTQRMQTHV; from the exons tGTGGACGGCGAGATTCTCTCAGGAGCCGGCAGACCAGTCGGTGGTGCGGGGCCAGAGGGTGATCCTGTCCTGCGTTGTCTTCAACTACTCCGGCATTGTTCAGTGGACCAAGGATGGGCTGGCTCTGGGCATCGGAGAGGACCTCCGGG CCTGGCCCAGGTACCGCGTGCTGCGGGTGCAGGAACTGGGTCAGTACAACCTGGAGATCCTGTCGGCGGATCTGTCCGACGACTCCCTGTACGAGTGTCAGGCGCCGGACGCCGCCCTGAGGTCCAGGAGGGCCAAACTCACCGTCCTCA TCCCCCCGGACGACCCGGTGATCGACGGCGGCCCCGAGGTGCTGCTGAACGCCGGGGAGTCCTACAACCTGAGCTGCGTGTCTCGAGGCGCCAAACCGCCGTCCATGATCGAGTGGCTGAAGGACGGCCTGCCGATAGACGGCGCCGTCAGCGCCACC GAGGTGCTGTCGGACAGGAAGAGGGTGACCACGCGCAGCTACCTGCCCATCCACCCCGTGGACACCGACACCGGCAGGACCTACAGCTGCGTGGCCACCAACCTGGCCGTCCCCACCGGGAAGAACACCACCGTCACGCTCAACGTGCACC aTCCACCGACTGTGACCTTGTCCATTGAGCCTCGCTCTGTCCTGGAGGGGGACCGAGTCACCTTCACCTGCCAGGCTCACGCCAACCCTCCCATAATGGGCTACAG GTGGGCGAAGGGTGGCGTGGTGCTGCAGGGCGCCCGGGAGAACGTGTTCACCACCAAGGCCGACCACTCCTTCTTCACCGAGCCCGTCTCGTGCCTGGTCTTCAACGCGGTGGGGAAGACCAACGTCAGCATCCTGGTGGACGTCCACT tcggCCCGATCCTGCTGGTGGAGCCGCAGCCTAAAACGGTGGACGTGGACTCCGACGTCACCCTGAACTGTAAATGGGCCGGAAACCCTCCGCTCACGCTCACCTGGTTCAAAAAGGGTTCGAACATG gttctgagCAACAGCAACCAGCTGTACCTGAAGTCGGTGAGCCAGGCGGACGCCGGTCAGTACGTCTGCAAAGCCATCGTCCCCCGGATCGGCGTGGGGGAGACGGAGGTCACGCTCACCGTCAACG GTCCTCCCATCATCTCCAGCGATTCGGTGCAGTACGCCGTGCGGGGCGAGCGGGGAGAGGTGAAGTGCTACATCGCCAGCACGCCGCCGCCCGACAAGATC gtgtGGGCGTGGAAGGAGAACGTGTGGGAGAAGGAGAAGGGCACGCTGCTGGAGCGCTACACGGTGGAGCAGAGCAAGCCGGCGGCGGAGGGCGGCGGCGTCCTCTCCACCCTCACCATCAACAACGTGATGGAGTCCGACTTCCTGTCCACCTACAACTGCACGGCCTGGAACGCCTTCGGCCCCGGCACCATGATCATCTCGCTGGAGGAGATGG AGGACATTACGGTGGGGATCATCGCCGGCTGGACCGTCGGCTGCaccgtcctcctcttcatcttcctgctggttcttgttcTGATCTTCTACCGGCAGCGCAAAGGCA GTCGGCGCGGGGTCACGCTGGGTAAGCCCGACATCAAGGTGGAGACCATCAACAAGGAGAGCCACAGCTTGGAGGAGGACTCCGGCAGCGTGTCCACGGCCTCGCGCATGGTCAAGGCCATGTACTCG TTTCTTCCCTCTGTGTCCTTCTCTCCCTCCAATCAGCCCTTTAAAGACGACATAGAGCTGAAGTCCGACCTCCGCAGCGACACCCTGGACACCCGGCAGGAGTACGACCTCAAG GACCCCACCAACGGCTACTACAACGTCCGCGCCTCCACCCACGACGAGGTGCGCCCGGCCTCCCGCTCCACCATGCACTACTCGGACTACCGCTCGCCGACGGGGACGCCGGGCGGCGCcgcgtccatcagcagcagcacgggGGGCTCGGGGGCCGCGGCCggcggggccggcggcggcggcggcggcggcgcccccgTGCCCGTGCCCCCGGGGCCCCTCACCTCGCCGGGCCGCCCGCAGGCCTGCTACGACCCGCGGCCGCCCTCCAGACTCTCCCACATCAGCTACGCCCAGTTCAACACCTTCAcccgcggcggcggccagagCCAGCAGGGCCCGGCcaacccgccgccgccggccggcgcCGACTTCCCCGGCGACTGCAGCCTGCTGGACTCCGCCTCCCAGCTGGCCTACGACAACTACAGCTACCCCTCCCACTACCCGACCTACCGCATGGGCTTCGCGCCGTCCAGCCTGGCGCCGCTGGAGGCCGGCCCCTCCTACGAGATGTACGGCGTGGGGAGCCCCGGCGGCGTGGGCGGCCCCGGCGTGGGCGTGGGCGTGGGCGCCGGGGGCCCCGCCCCCGCGGGCTCGGAGCCCGGACTGGGCAAATACGGCAGCTCCACCCGCTTCTCCTACACCTCGCAGCACTCGGACTACTCCCACAGCCGCCACACGCAGCGCATGCAGACTCACGTGTGA
- the kirrel1a gene encoding kin of IRRE-like protein 1a isoform X2 — protein sequence MQRLLLLTLLLTSQTVWTARFSQEPADQSVVRGQRVILSCVVFNYSGIVQWTKDGLALGIGEDLRAWPRYRVLRVQELGQYNLEILSADLSDDSLYECQAPDAALRSRRAKLTVLIPPDDPVIDGGPEVLLNAGESYNLSCVSRGAKPPSMIEWLKDGLPIDGAVSATEVLSDRKRVTTRSYLPIHPVDTDTGRTYSCVATNLAVPTGKNTTVTLNVHHPPTVTLSIEPRSVLEGDRVTFTCQAHANPPIMGYRWAKGGVVLQGARENVFTTKADHSFFTEPVSCLVFNAVGKTNVSILVDVHFGPILLVEPQPKTVDVDSDVTLNCKWAGNPPLTLTWFKKGSNMVLSNSNQLYLKSVSQADAGQYVCKAIVPRIGVGETEVTLTVNGPPIISSDSVQYAVRGERGEVKCYIASTPPPDKIVWAWKENVWEKEKGTLLERYTVEQSKPAAEGGGVLSTLTINNVMESDFLSTYNCTAWNAFGPGTMIISLEEMEDITVGIIAGWTVGCTVLLFIFLLVLVLIFYRQRKGRRGVTLGKPDIKVETINKESHSLEEDSGSVSTASRMVKAMYSFLPSVSFSPSNQPFKDDIELKSDLRSDTLDTRQEYDLKDPTNGYYNVRASTHDEVRPASRSTMHYSDYRSPTGTPGGAASISSSTGGSGAAAGGAGGGGGGGAPVPVPPGPLTSPGRPQACYDPRPPSRLSHISYAQFNTFTRGGGQSQQGPANPPPPAGADFPGDCSLLDSASQLAYDNYSYPSHYPTYRMGFAPSSLAPLEAGPSYEMYGVGSPGGVGGPGVGVGVGAGGPAPAGSEPGLGKYGSSTRFSYTSQHSDYSHSRHTQRMQTHV from the exons tGTGGACGGCGAGATTCTCTCAGGAGCCGGCAGACCAGTCGGTGGTGCGGGGCCAGAGGGTGATCCTGTCCTGCGTTGTCTTCAACTACTCCGGCATTGTTCAGTGGACCAAGGATGGGCTGGCTCTGGGCATCGGAGAGGACCTCCGGG CCTGGCCCAGGTACCGCGTGCTGCGGGTGCAGGAACTGGGTCAGTACAACCTGGAGATCCTGTCGGCGGATCTGTCCGACGACTCCCTGTACGAGTGTCAGGCGCCGGACGCCGCCCTGAGGTCCAGGAGGGCCAAACTCACCGTCCTCA TCCCCCCGGACGACCCGGTGATCGACGGCGGCCCCGAGGTGCTGCTGAACGCCGGGGAGTCCTACAACCTGAGCTGCGTGTCTCGAGGCGCCAAACCGCCGTCCATGATCGAGTGGCTGAAGGACGGCCTGCCGATAGACGGCGCCGTCAGCGCCACC GAGGTGCTGTCGGACAGGAAGAGGGTGACCACGCGCAGCTACCTGCCCATCCACCCCGTGGACACCGACACCGGCAGGACCTACAGCTGCGTGGCCACCAACCTGGCCGTCCCCACCGGGAAGAACACCACCGTCACGCTCAACGTGCACC aTCCACCGACTGTGACCTTGTCCATTGAGCCTCGCTCTGTCCTGGAGGGGGACCGAGTCACCTTCACCTGCCAGGCTCACGCCAACCCTCCCATAATGGGCTACAG GTGGGCGAAGGGTGGCGTGGTGCTGCAGGGCGCCCGGGAGAACGTGTTCACCACCAAGGCCGACCACTCCTTCTTCACCGAGCCCGTCTCGTGCCTGGTCTTCAACGCGGTGGGGAAGACCAACGTCAGCATCCTGGTGGACGTCCACT tcggCCCGATCCTGCTGGTGGAGCCGCAGCCTAAAACGGTGGACGTGGACTCCGACGTCACCCTGAACTGTAAATGGGCCGGAAACCCTCCGCTCACGCTCACCTGGTTCAAAAAGGGTTCGAACATG gttctgagCAACAGCAACCAGCTGTACCTGAAGTCGGTGAGCCAGGCGGACGCCGGTCAGTACGTCTGCAAAGCCATCGTCCCCCGGATCGGCGTGGGGGAGACGGAGGTCACGCTCACCGTCAACG GTCCTCCCATCATCTCCAGCGATTCGGTGCAGTACGCCGTGCGGGGCGAGCGGGGAGAGGTGAAGTGCTACATCGCCAGCACGCCGCCGCCCGACAAGATC gtgtGGGCGTGGAAGGAGAACGTGTGGGAGAAGGAGAAGGGCACGCTGCTGGAGCGCTACACGGTGGAGCAGAGCAAGCCGGCGGCGGAGGGCGGCGGCGTCCTCTCCACCCTCACCATCAACAACGTGATGGAGTCCGACTTCCTGTCCACCTACAACTGCACGGCCTGGAACGCCTTCGGCCCCGGCACCATGATCATCTCGCTGGAGGAGATGG AGGACATTACGGTGGGGATCATCGCCGGCTGGACCGTCGGCTGCaccgtcctcctcttcatcttcctgctggttcttgttcTGATCTTCTACCGGCAGCGCAAAG GTCGGCGCGGGGTCACGCTGGGTAAGCCCGACATCAAGGTGGAGACCATCAACAAGGAGAGCCACAGCTTGGAGGAGGACTCCGGCAGCGTGTCCACGGCCTCGCGCATGGTCAAGGCCATGTACTCG TTTCTTCCCTCTGTGTCCTTCTCTCCCTCCAATCAGCCCTTTAAAGACGACATAGAGCTGAAGTCCGACCTCCGCAGCGACACCCTGGACACCCGGCAGGAGTACGACCTCAAG GACCCCACCAACGGCTACTACAACGTCCGCGCCTCCACCCACGACGAGGTGCGCCCGGCCTCCCGCTCCACCATGCACTACTCGGACTACCGCTCGCCGACGGGGACGCCGGGCGGCGCcgcgtccatcagcagcagcacgggGGGCTCGGGGGCCGCGGCCggcggggccggcggcggcggcggcggcggcgcccccgTGCCCGTGCCCCCGGGGCCCCTCACCTCGCCGGGCCGCCCGCAGGCCTGCTACGACCCGCGGCCGCCCTCCAGACTCTCCCACATCAGCTACGCCCAGTTCAACACCTTCAcccgcggcggcggccagagCCAGCAGGGCCCGGCcaacccgccgccgccggccggcgcCGACTTCCCCGGCGACTGCAGCCTGCTGGACTCCGCCTCCCAGCTGGCCTACGACAACTACAGCTACCCCTCCCACTACCCGACCTACCGCATGGGCTTCGCGCCGTCCAGCCTGGCGCCGCTGGAGGCCGGCCCCTCCTACGAGATGTACGGCGTGGGGAGCCCCGGCGGCGTGGGCGGCCCCGGCGTGGGCGTGGGCGTGGGCGCCGGGGGCCCCGCCCCCGCGGGCTCGGAGCCCGGACTGGGCAAATACGGCAGCTCCACCCGCTTCTCCTACACCTCGCAGCACTCGGACTACTCCCACAGCCGCCACACGCAGCGCATGCAGACTCACGTGTGA